The DNA region GCCTGTGAGCAGGTGAGTGGTGAGCTGAGTTTGTGGGACGGGGTTGAGGTAGGTGTCTAAAGCGAGGCTGTGTTGAGGAGCAGGAGTCCTGGGCGTGGAAATGTAAAGCGAGCCCATCGCCTGGGAAGGGATGAATGCATTTACCTGTGGAAGGGGGTGTTGAGGTGCCGATCAGAGGCTGTGAGCAATAGGAACTTACTAGATGCAGTGACTCACCATTTCACTTCCCACTCATGAACCCTTGGTCCCTTCCTCTTTGTAGAAACTGCGATGGGCAGGAATGTGGGTGCTCAGGAGAATAAGGATTCTGAGTATGTTCGTGCTGTTTACAGGTAaatggagaccttcctggactACTTTGTAGTTGGGCTGGAGTTGATGCTGCCTATGTCAGGAGTACATTTACTGTGTGAGGAAGCGGTGGTGTTGGGGGGCGCAGGAGGAGATAGGAagccaaaatggcaggagaaacTGCTGCAGTTCTTGAGACTCCTTCTGGGATGGGTATACACAACGGGAGGCTGAGGCTGTGAAGCGGGTTTGGCTGCCATTGACTTAGTCCCTTGTCATTGGAGGTAAAAAGTGCTGCAGTGCTGCATGTCGGCATGATTGCCAGAGCTGGGAGGGTGCTAATTTAGGCAGCGCATGTTAAAGCTGAGTCACTGCTCCTCTGCAGTGGTATTTACCCTGTTCAAACTGTACAAGGCTGTCCAGCGGGTTCAGAAAAGCCATGGTCTTTCCTGCTACCGCAGTGGTGTTCCAGCCCAGACGATAGGTAGCCCCTTGGGGCGTCTGactcctttccttttctgaggCTTGTTGGGACAGGTATGTTATATAAAAGGAGTAGAGTTAGAGGGCTTGATTCTCCTTGGTTTCCTGCCTTTTTCCCAGTACCCAAATGGTATTGCAGGTGGGCCTGAAATGGGTCTACAGGTAATTATTGCTCCTCCAAGTCCCTTCCTGCAGCCAAAAGCGTGTGAAAGAGCTAAATAACAATGACCAAGAGCCCTTCAGAGCATGCTCCGGTGTACTTGAGCTCATATATCGTGTCTGATTGTTTATTTCAAGCACTTTGCATGTGCTGCATGCCATACATGCCATAGGGACAGTCAAGTGGGAATGTAAGATGACTTCCAGAGGGCTGTTTGAGGTCACAGGGCAGATATTTTGGAGGGCTGGTGCGGGCTGTAGATCTTTGCAGGATGTGGATGTGGCAGGATGTGGAGAGGAACTGGATAACTGAAGAGATCTGTTTCAAGAGGATTCCCCCTAAAAGAGAGTTGTATGATCTCTTCCTCAGAGATCACTGCTTAAAGATGTAATTCATGGCGATGCAGAAATGCTGGGACAGGTACAGAAATTTTGAGATGGTCTAAAAACAAGAAGCAAAGGCAAAGAGCCTTCCCTTCAGATGAATGTGTTTAAACCCACAAGTTATGGTTAGTTCTGATAACGTAGGGGCAAGTACGGCTGATTTTGTTTCTTGGAAGTGTGCTGTGGATTTACTTTTTGTCAAGAAATGTTACTAAATGTAATTGTTGTGCCCCCTAGGATGAGCGATCTAATCCAGCGGCGACAGAAGAGCCCTTGGCTTTGGCCTGATCATGTATATGTGCTGTTCAAAGAAGGAAGAGAGCACGAGCGGAATCTCAAGATCCTTCACAGTTTTACAGATACCGTAtagcctctttctctctctttcattttatggtgGAGCCTAACTGATGGAGGGAAGTTCTACACTAGTAGAGATTTTTCCAAATGGGTGATGAGGTTCATCCCCATTCACATAAATACATTTGTGTCTTATATTTGGGTTGTCAGGAAGACAGCTCCTTACCCGTCTGTTAGTTTGTCAGTAACAGCAATACCAATTAGTTAACTGAAGGACTCAGTTCTGCTGTTCTGAGAATGCTGGAGATGCTAGAAGCTCTCCACCTGTGTCTGGGTGTTTAGCCTGGAAAGAGGACACTTGACCATTTCTCTGatacattgttttttttgtttgttttttgttttaaatagtggAAATAAACCTGTGTGATGTATGCTGACTGGGTGCGTGTGCTCCATGTCTCCTATGGCTAACATAATGTTTTGAATCTCAGGTCATTGCAGAAAAAGCTGCAGAACTTGAAAACGCCAAGCAAGGGAAATGTGATGCTGATGGCAACTGTGAAGGCAGTGGCCccaaaaagagaaaagctttcCTGGATATGCTCCTGAGTGCCACAGATGATGAAGGGAACAAACTGAGCTACAGGGACATTCGTGAGGAAGTGGATACTTTCATGTTTGAGGTACTCAGGGGAGCTGTtgtggggttctttttttttctgaacctgAGAGTCACCATTTACAGCCAGTGACTACTGCTTAGCTCCGGAGGTTGCTTGTAGTATCAAGTTGTTTTAGCCCTGGAAGCATGAGAGGAAATGACTGCATGAAATTTTACTGTGATGCACAGATTCTTCAAAGCAAGGAATTACCCTTTAGTGACACAGTGTTGTTTCAGAAAGACGGAAGCTTTAGATCCAGAACTGTGTCCCCTGGTGAAATGCTGGGCAACACTGCATATGTGAGCAGGCTGTACTCATGCAAGTGGGCGAGCAATAAGAGCTTAATGGCTGACATGGTCCATGAACTCCCAGCTCCTGCCGTAAAGCTCCTTTGTGGCAATGAGAACTCTTAGtggtttctgttttttcccttacATTTTAATTGGTTCTCCTCACACTTTATACCTTGTCACGTTGGCCGACGTTTTTCCTTTGCTCTCCTGGTCTGTCATGATTCTGCATTGCTATTGTCTTCTCTTGCCTGGTCCCCTGTCCAATGAAGGATCTGAGCAAGGATGTCAGTTCTCCACACACCTCCTTTAGGTGGACCTGAATTCTACCCCAGAGGAGCTTAATTCAGAAGTAGTTACTGCTTTTGTAACCTAGAAAAACTCTCTTTCTATCTTACCGTTCCTCAGCTGCTCTGTAGTGAGATTTGGAAGAGGCCCGGCATCCTGAACTTCATTACAAGGGCACCCTTTTAGTCCCCAAATCCTGTGCTAGTcagcttttcccttttcctgttgccttccttttcttgtttcctttctccCCTGTTTCCCTTACCTTCCGAGTGTTTGTGCAGCGCTAAAAGCTGCAGTAGGTGACCCCTTTTTCACAGGAAGCAAAGAACCCTTCCCTCCTATGGCCACCGTACTGTCTCTCATTTGACCTTTCTTGATAGTTCTGTGAAGATTGTGGCTTGTCTCTTATATGCATGCTGTGGTGTAGCTGCTGGCACCCCAGGCCTCATGCTGTGGACGAGACAGTAACCAGGCAGGTGAATGTAGGTCCGTATTGCTGTGTAGGTGTGCTGACAGATGCTCTGCCGTACCTCACTGGAGAGTTCTAGCTGGCCCTTTGCAAGAGCAAGCGAGAGAGAATTTCTGACTTGTGTAGAGCAGCAGGTGTCAGTCACGGGATTTTTgaagaggagagaagagcaaGCAGCGAGGGTCCCCATCTGAGACAGAGTAGAAAGGAAAGGCCAGGCTGGTTCCCCCAGCTGAAATGGAAAGCTTTTGGGaggcaaaggagaaggaagcaggaTGTTTGCTGTTTTGACGTCAGCCCTCTTCGCCCTTTTTGGTCAGTATTCAGGCACTGAATCACTGGTCCCATCATACCCTGATAATTGATGTGATGGATAGAGTTCAGCAGtcttgacttttctttttctcttggttGTTGGACTGCTGTGTCTGGTTTTCCGTAACAGCCGCACACGAGCGTGTTTACACAGGTTGCCTGCGCACAGGGAACAGTGTTGAAGTGAACATCTTTGTGAATCTGGACCTCTAGGGCCACGATACAACGGCTGCGGCTATGAACTGGGTGCTGTACTTACTGGGGCATAATCCTGAAGCCCAGAAGAAGGTTCACAGAGAACTGGACGAGGTGTTTGGTACGTTTCCATTCTTTCTTTATTGGGGCAGAGGAGATGCTGGCCTTTGTGTGTGGGGATATGGTACATTGTCCTTTGTAAGCCTAGATATCGAGGGGGAGGTTGGAACATGCCGTGCAGCTGCCCTGGAGCTTTCAGTAGGTGGAGGTGGTTGGGATGAGCTGTGGGAGACGTCCGTGAGTGAGTATTGAGAAGGTAGCAGCCAGCGTTGGGTCCTTGGGTTGGGGCACGTGCTTCTGATGTCTGTTGGTGTAGCAGCTCCTGCTGCGTGCTTGTGGTATTCGACAAGAGTCCTGGAAGGGGGCTGGAGTGAGGTGTCCCAGGAAGAGTTTAACAGCACTGTGAGAGTCCTCGCTGAGAAAAAGGATTCCCAACTTCCAGTGCCAGAGTTTAGTGTAGTCTTGTTGCTGCTGCTTGAGTAAGTTGGAAGCCTTTTCAGGGGTGTGTTTGCGTCACTGGAAAAGGGAAGTGTCGGTCTTACTGCccctgtttgtctgttttttggaCAGGTACCAGCGAGCGTCCTGTCACGATGGAGGATTTGAAGAAGCTTCGGTACCTTGAGTGTGTTGTGAAAGAAGCCCTTCGGCTCTTCCCTTCGGTTCCGCTGTTTGCCCGTACCTTGCGGGAGGATTGCTATATTAGTGAGTAGTATCCTGCTTGGCCTGTTTGCGCCACTTGGAATCCTGGCGGCACCTTCTCAGCAGAGGTGTTTCCCAAGGAAATGGCAGTTTTTGTTCTGTACAGCAGTTTATCAAAGTTGCTTACCTTGCTGTTGTGTTGACTCTTTTCCCCTGCCTTTCTCTTTTCCCCCGCAGAAGGCTATCGGATACCAAAAGGCACAAATGTTCTTGTTATAACTTACGCGCTGCACAGAGACCCGGAGATCTTCCCTGAGCCTGAGGAATTCAGGCCCGAGCGGTTCTTCCCTGAGAACTGTAGGGGAAGGCACCCGTTTGCTTACGTGCCCTTCTCGGCTGGTCCCAGGAACTGCATTGGTAAGTAGTTGAAGAGAAAGCCCAGATAATGTAGCAGTGCTGCTCTTGGTGTGGTGGCCATAGCAGCAGAGAGTGTATCGGAGATTTGGGTGGTGACGTGCTTGATGGTCCTCTCTGAAAAATTCTGAGTGCTGTCTCGTGTGTCAGCTTTGTGCTTGAGCTGCAAGCACGTTTTGTTTTCTCCCGAGGCGTTCCTTTCCTCCCAGAGTCCAGCATATGTTACGCTGTTGTCTCCTTCCCATTGCCTGTGCAGCCCAGCAGCATGTTAATGGGGTGCTGTGTCAGGACAGGATTGCTTCTGGCTTTCTGGTCCTGGGTGTCAGCAAGACAGGTCGTCGTGGAGCAAGAGAAGGCAGAAATCCTGCATTTGTTTTGCTCTGGAAATGCCCTGCCTGTCCTGGAAAATGGTCTGAGAAATGTTTGTTGAGATTTCTTCTCCCAAAACTTTGCAATACAAATCGCATCTTCTTTTGATGTTAAATTTAGAATAACTTCAGGGATACATGGTTAACCAGGATTAGATCTTCCCCTGCTCCAGAGAAGGCTCAAATTTACGGTGATGTGGATAGGTATTTCCCAGTGTGTGTGGAGAGCCCAGTGTATGGGAGAGCTTACAGATTTCTTTGTAGACATCCAGCTTTTTAAATAGTGTACAGTGATCTATACCCTTTGAGGGTATAGCACTTCCAGAGTATGTTTCTAGTTTCAGTTCAATCAGTGTGAATTTCCTGAATTTTGAGAGTTGGCTTGCTTTCTCTTACTTCtgtgttctctctcttcttcctcaccTTTCTCTGAAATGTAATTCAAAGTTTTTAATCTGTGCTGGGAATTTTTTGTGCTAGCACTCATCAAAGGAGGTAGTGCCTTGTCATTCTGCTACAATTGTACCATGTGTTGTTCTTGTGTATGAAATAGTGGGGTTTGTGTCTTTCATCATTCCATCTGGTGAGTCCTCTCTGTCTTCCCTCTGGTCTCTGAACTCTTCCCTCCCTGCCTATCCAGTCTATGTAAGATTCATGATAGCAGTGTTTTTTGCATTAGGTAAATGGCAGACCCACAGGGTTGGCTCTCCACTCCTCTTTGCCTGAGCACTGTGTGGTACAGGAGTTTTCTCCAGGAAGGCCAGAGGTGTCATGCAAGGACAAGCGCTGGTTTCACTGGTATTGATATGACCTCAGTTTTGTCCCACACCTGGTTCTGTTCTCAAGGCAGATGCACAGTCCTTGCTGTGCTGTGTTTCTAGGCTTATtgctgtggtcatgcaagtgcggAAGTTGTTGAAGTTGCAAACCTGACAATAACACCTCTTTTGCTGCCCTGTAATCTGTAGGTCAGCGCTTTGCACAAATGGAAGAGAAAGCCCTTCTAGCCCTCATCCTGCGGCGCTTTTGGGTGGACTGCTGTCaaaagcaaggagagcttggTCTGGCAGGAGAGCTGATTCTTCGTCCAAATAACGGCATCTGGATCCAGCTGAAGAGGAGACTGAACTCTGTATAATAGGGAAAGGAAATTCAATATGTTATTTTTCCAAAAACTCTTTAGGTTGCAGAATGTTTTTAAATCGCATGTTTTGATGGCAGTCCAGTTAGTGAGGCTTGGAATCTTTTGGAACTAAAGTTGTTGCTGATTGTTTCATCAAAGATGACGATGTGATAGTCCTGAAGTGCTGTAGTCTTCTAATGCATGAGAACTTCATGTTCATTTTTAAAGTGCAAGTCTTTAACCATCAAATCTTAGTGCCTTGTCTATTCAGATGAATTGCAAcaatgcaaaggaaaggaaataatggGGTGAGGAGTTGACCAGATTTTACTGTGTTAGTGAAAGCTCCAAACAACGAACAAATGTGCTCTTACGTTTTAAGATCCTGCAGGCAACATAGAGAGATTCTTGCTAGGTGATGTTAAAGAGGAATTACAATGATGGACCTAAATGCCTCTGAAAATTTTTAACTGTTCCTACTTTAGATTAGATTCTCAGGCAGATGCAAAACACACTCAGCAGCTAAGATGTTAATGATGACAAAAAAGCCTAGAACAACTTCAGGAAGCAAAACAGCAAATATGTTGAGTAATgtagctgaaatattttttaaacagttttgttCACTACTTCTGCAACAGCCTCAGTTGGATGCTCATagatgtgttgtttttttttttttcctgttgtgtcATTCAGAATGGAATTTGAGAAACTTGCAGGGATAACTGTCAAGCCTGCaggtctgatttttcttttttcttttttttttttctccgtaGAGAATGCAACAGTAGCATGCCTCTACCAAGACTGCTGTATTTATATCCCACCGTACCACCAAGTCAAGGAGATACATAATTCATTCACTCGTTCAATAGAGTAAAGGTGTCATAATCTCAGCTTGGAGTTCGGTTATATTGAGATGTGTCCTGAGGCATTCACAGAACTTCAGTAATTTCTTCCATTCCCCCACATTCTGCCCTATGAAACTTTGTATTTTGAAGGAGGATAAGGCAACCACACAATAGACAAAAACATACAATTGTTAAAGATCATATTTTCCTGAATGTTCCTCTAGTTATATTGGTACTATAATCCCCTTCATTTAACTTGTGGAAACATGTAAAAACATGGCCTTAATCCATAAGCCTCAAGCCATGCCTCAAGACTTTGAAGGCTCCTAGCTATAACTAGATGACATTTTGGCCTTTGGAATAGATGGGCTATTTCTCACGCAGAGTCATCAGCTGGCTGTAGTTTTGCATGTTGCAGCCCAGGTGCTAGATTTGTCCTTCAGGTCAGGTCTAAATCAACAAGAAGCCCCACAGCAGACTTCAAGGCTTTTGCAAGCACTGGAGAAGAAACTAGTGCTAGACCAAGCTGGggtcctccagctgctctgcCCTTCTGCTCTATGCTCACGCTTCTTTTGGGTGGTGCGTGTTACCCCAGCATTGACCCCCTGGCACTGCTAAAAGGAGGGCATGAACAGATAAGCTTGTTTGTCTTTTATCTGCTGATGCAACTTCTGTTCTGACCCTCCTTAGTGAAACAATCTGTCAGGAGCCTGCATCCTAGCTGTCCCCTGGATGGTGCCTCCCAGCCAGTGGGAGATGGTGTCTGCTGTGGCCCAGGGGACAAGGCACAGTGCAGCC from Apteryx mantelli isolate bAptMan1 chromosome 5, bAptMan1.hap1, whole genome shotgun sequence includes:
- the CYP4V2 gene encoding cytochrome P450 4V2 isoform X1, whose product is MEVLQGGTQLLPWGTGVIALLLTVVAVCSLRSLMDHWWRWWVMKPIPGISPCYPLLGNTLLFEREGEGFFKQLQHYAEELRHLPLFKLWIGPLPVMILYDPDSVEVILSSSKHIEKSYLYKFLQPWLGTGLLTSTGDKWRTRRKMITPTFHFAILTDFLEVMNEQGSILVEKLEKHVDKEPFDVFFDITLCALDIICETAMGRNVGAQENKDSEYVRAVYRMSDLIQRRQKSPWLWPDHVYVLFKEGREHERNLKILHSFTDTVIAEKAAELENAKQGKCDADGNCEGSGPKKRKAFLDMLLSATDDEGNKLSYRDIREEVDTFMFEGHDTTAAAMNWVLYLLGHNPEAQKKVHRELDEVFGTSERPVTMEDLKKLRYLECVVKEALRLFPSVPLFARTLREDCYIKGYRIPKGTNVLVITYALHRDPEIFPEPEEFRPERFFPENCRGRHPFAYVPFSAGPRNCIGQRFAQMEEKALLALILRRFWVDCCQKQGELGLAGELILRPNNGIWIQLKRRLNSV
- the CYP4V2 gene encoding cytochrome P450 4V2 isoform X2 codes for the protein MEVLQGGTQLLPWGTGVIALLLTVVAVCSLRSLMDHWWRWWVMKPIPGISPCYPLLGNTLLFEREGEGFFKQLQHYAEELRHLPLFKLWIGPLPVMILYDPDSVEVILSSSKHIEKSYLYKFLQPWLGTGLLTSTGDKWRTRRKMITPTFHFAILTDFLEVMNEQGSILVEKLEKHVDKEPFDVFFDITLCALDIICETAMGRNVGAQENKDSEYVRAVYRMSDLIQRRQKSPWLWPDHVYVLFKEGREHERNLKILHSFTDTVIAEKAAELENAKQGKCDADGNCEGSGPKKRKAFLDMLLSATDDEGNKLSYRDIREEVDTFMFEGHDTTAAAMNWVLYLLGHNPEAQKKVHRELDEVFGTSERPVTMEDLKKLRYLECVVKEALRLFPSVPLFARTLREDCYIKGYRIPKGTNVLVITYALHRDPEIFPEPEEFRPERFFPENCRGRHPFAYVPFSAGPRNCIGKWQTHRVGSPLLFA